The segment ATGAATATAAGGAAAATATCGCCCTACTTATCTTGATACTGTTATCCGCAACTTTTTTCTCAGTGAATAATATTATTAAGCTTTTCTTATCTTCAATGAAGAAAACAAAGCCAATATTTATTTCCAGTTTAATTTCATTTATTGCCTTTATCGCTCCTTGCTTTTTTTTATCTCTACACTTATTTCCAGCAAATACTTTGATGTCATTTTGCTTAATATTTTCGTCTCTAACTTACATGATCACGAGCTTAATTTTTATTAAAAGGTATTCTAAATGAATAATTTTTTTCCCGATGCTAACATTCTTATTGATAGCCTAACTCAAGGTGGTGCTGAAAAAGTTGCTATCAATGTATCTAAAGCTTTAGATGCCAAAAGTGTAAATAATCAAATTGTCTCCATGTGTAATATAGATTTTTATCAATCAGATGTTAAAAAAGTATTCTTATCCACGCACAATAATGTTAGTCCTATAAAAAAAATCATCCTTTTGTATAAATTCTTCAACGAATCTCCAGCGACTATACTATCGTTTTCTTTGGATCTATCATTCTATTGTGTTTTATTAAAAAAACTAGGTTTAATAAAAAACAAAATCATTTGCCGATTTATTAATAATCCAACAAAAGAAGTTTCTACTGGTAAGTTTAGTAGAATAAAAAAACGCCTACTTTTTTTTGTTTTAAAAAAATCCGATGTAATTTTATGTCAATCAGACTCTATGTTAGAAACCCTTTTACTTAAGTTTAATTTCCCAAAGGAACGATTAGTCAGAATATATAACCCTGTCTATAAGGCATCGAACCTTACTTGTAAAATAAGAAATGATAACATCCTTAGATTATTATTTGTAGGACGACTAAGTAAACAGAAAAATCTTCAGCATATAATTCTAATAGCAAATGAACTGAAGCTAAGAGATATAAAGTTCATATTTACAATTATTGGAGATGGTGAAGAAAAAGAGATGTTGAAAAATTTAATATCCATCAACGACCTAAGTAGAAATGTGATTCTATTAGGTTCTAAGAATAATATTGCAAAATATTATTTATGGGCTGATGCTACAATACTAACATCCCATTATGAGGGACTACCTAATGTCTTATTAGAGTCTATCTCACATGGAACTCCTTGTGTCAGCTATAACTGTAAATCGGGACCAACTGAGATTATAAAAGAGGGAGTAAATGGATTTATTATTCCAATCTATGATTATAAATTATTAGCCCAAACACTCAATATAAAAACATTACGAAAATTGAAATCAAATTCATTATATAACTCCATAGCTGACTTTCATGTCAATACAGTTATAGAATGCTACATATCACTAATTAAAAAAGTTTGAGTTTAATATGAAATATTTAGTCACGGGAAGTGCCGGGTTTATTGGTTTTAGATTGTGTCAAAGACTGTTAGAAAGTGGGCATGAAGTTATCGGTATCGATAATATGAATGCCTATTATGATAGAGGATTGAAACAGTCTCGACTGCATATTCTTGAACAATATCCGCAGTTCCGGTTTATTCCTC is part of the Providencia zhijiangensis genome and harbors:
- a CDS encoding glycosyltransferase → MNNFFPDANILIDSLTQGGAEKVAINVSKALDAKSVNNQIVSMCNIDFYQSDVKKVFLSTHNNVSPIKKIILLYKFFNESPATILSFSLDLSFYCVLLKKLGLIKNKIICRFINNPTKEVSTGKFSRIKKRLLFFVLKKSDVILCQSDSMLETLLLKFNFPKERLVRIYNPVYKASNLTCKIRNDNILRLLFVGRLSKQKNLQHIILIANELKLRDIKFIFTIIGDGEEKEMLKNLISINDLSRNVILLGSKNNIAKYYLWADATILTSHYEGLPNVLLESISHGTPCVSYNCKSGPTEIIKEGVNGFIIPIYDYKLLAQTLNIKTLRKLKSNSLYNSIADFHVNTVIECYISLIKKV